A single region of the Idiomarinaceae bacterium HL-53 genome encodes:
- a CDS encoding solute carrier family 13 (sodium-dependent dicarboxylate transporter), member 2/3/5 encodes MNSLHRILGPIAALFAYGISRTLGMPEQAAWMLGTLVWVGWWWITEALPLAVTSLLPFVLIPLGGIADFRSVSGALGDHIILLFMGAFMLAKAVEVSGVHRRMALKIVHLIGANDGKRIVISFMLAAAILSMWISNTAAVLALLPVALAMADASEERSFQRALLLGLAYSASLGGIATLIGSPPNLIFASVYERFSGESFGFMRWMQIGVPMLLLGLPVIGWWLTRHVKLASPLELPTQGAMSAAEKRVLMVFGTVVLLWVFRTEPFGGWTDWFNFNGVGDSSIALAGVVAMFLVADGKGSRLLTWEQAQSIPWGILLLFAGGIALAGGVMDSGLSELIGGALANLTVLPIWLLIFLLTLTVSFLTEVTSNTATATLLMPILAATGAAAGLPIEILMIPAVIACSCAFCLPVATPPNSIVFSSNKITIREMSREGMVLNVLMAVVTTVVALLLL; translated from the coding sequence GTGAATAGTTTACATCGAATTTTAGGCCCTATTGCGGCGCTATTTGCGTACGGAATTAGTCGTACCTTAGGCATGCCTGAACAAGCCGCTTGGATGCTTGGAACACTGGTATGGGTCGGCTGGTGGTGGATAACGGAAGCACTTCCTTTAGCGGTTACCTCACTTTTGCCTTTTGTGCTCATTCCGCTAGGAGGCATTGCTGATTTCCGTTCGGTAAGCGGTGCGTTAGGCGATCATATTATTTTGCTTTTTATGGGTGCGTTTATGCTCGCCAAAGCAGTAGAAGTAAGTGGCGTGCACCGGCGAATGGCACTGAAAATAGTGCACTTGATAGGTGCCAATGACGGCAAGCGTATTGTCATTTCGTTCATGCTCGCTGCCGCCATTCTCTCAATGTGGATTTCCAATACCGCGGCAGTCTTGGCGTTACTGCCCGTGGCGCTGGCAATGGCTGATGCTTCCGAAGAAAGGAGTTTTCAGCGTGCTCTATTACTGGGCCTTGCGTATTCTGCGTCTTTAGGCGGAATTGCCACGCTCATCGGCTCACCACCCAACCTCATATTTGCCTCAGTATATGAGCGCTTCAGTGGCGAAAGCTTTGGTTTTATGCGCTGGATGCAAATCGGTGTTCCCATGTTGCTGTTGGGCTTGCCTGTAATTGGCTGGTGGTTAACCCGCCACGTAAAACTTGCTTCCCCATTAGAATTACCTACACAAGGGGCGATGAGTGCCGCTGAAAAACGTGTGCTCATGGTATTTGGCACCGTGGTACTGCTGTGGGTTTTCAGAACTGAACCGTTTGGGGGGTGGACCGATTGGTTTAATTTCAATGGCGTAGGGGATTCGTCAATCGCTCTTGCTGGCGTGGTCGCCATGTTTTTAGTAGCCGATGGCAAAGGAAGTCGATTACTGACTTGGGAGCAAGCACAGTCAATTCCATGGGGTATATTGTTGCTATTTGCTGGAGGCATCGCTCTCGCGGGTGGTGTTATGGATAGTGGATTAAGCGAGTTAATCGGTGGAGCACTTGCCAATCTCACGGTTTTGCCGATATGGCTACTCATTTTCTTGCTTACGCTCACCGTTTCGTTTTTAACGGAAGTGACATCCAATACCGCCACTGCGACCTTGCTCATGCCTATTCTGGCTGCGACTGGTGCAGCGGCAGGACTGCCGATAGAAATCCTGATGATTCCAGCGGTGATCGCCTGCAGTTGCGCGTTCTGTTTACCCGTTGCCACACCACCGAATTCGATTGTCTTTAGCTCGAATAAAATCACCATTAGAGAGATGAGCCGAGAAGGTATGGTATTAAATGTATTGATGGCAGTAGTCACCACTGTTGTTGCACTATTACTGTTGTAA
- a CDS encoding quinolinate synthetase encodes MGQALQIETFEFPPKPTPLSESEKVEYRERIKALLKANNAVLVAHYYTDPEIQSLAEETGGCVADSLEMARFGAKHEAETLIVAGVKFMGETAKILTPEKRVLMPTLEATCSLDLGCPPEEFSEFCDQHPDRTVVVYANTSAAVKARADWVVTSSIALDVVEYLDAKGEKILWAPDKHLGGYIAKQTGAEMVLWQGACIVHDEFKARALLQLKEQYPDAAVLVHPESPANVVEMADAVGSTSQLIKASQTLPNKRFIVATDKGIFYKMQQLSPEKSFIEAPTGGNGATCRSCAHCPWMAMNGLAAIEQALTSDGKAHEIHVDTALAKRAMMPLNRMLEFSAGAK; translated from the coding sequence ATGGGACAAGCACTGCAGATTGAAACTTTTGAATTTCCACCAAAACCGACGCCATTGAGCGAGTCGGAAAAGGTGGAATATCGTGAACGAATTAAAGCACTTCTAAAAGCGAACAATGCTGTGCTCGTTGCACACTACTATACCGATCCTGAGATTCAGTCCCTGGCCGAAGAAACGGGTGGTTGTGTCGCGGATTCGCTTGAAATGGCGCGCTTTGGAGCAAAACACGAAGCTGAAACACTAATTGTGGCTGGCGTGAAGTTCATGGGAGAGACGGCAAAGATTCTTACGCCCGAGAAACGCGTGCTCATGCCTACATTGGAAGCAACCTGTTCATTAGATTTAGGCTGCCCCCCAGAAGAGTTTTCAGAATTCTGCGATCAGCATCCAGATCGCACGGTTGTGGTGTATGCCAATACATCTGCAGCAGTAAAAGCTCGTGCCGATTGGGTTGTCACGTCCAGTATTGCATTGGATGTGGTCGAATACCTCGACGCGAAAGGCGAGAAGATCTTATGGGCGCCAGACAAGCACCTAGGCGGCTATATTGCCAAGCAAACAGGTGCAGAAATGGTGCTTTGGCAAGGTGCATGTATTGTGCACGATGAGTTCAAGGCGCGCGCTTTATTGCAGTTAAAAGAGCAATATCCAGATGCTGCAGTGCTGGTGCACCCAGAGTCGCCCGCTAATGTGGTTGAAATGGCAGATGCAGTGGGTTCAACTTCTCAATTGATTAAAGCGAGCCAAACATTGCCGAACAAACGCTTTATTGTGGCAACCGATAAAGGCATTTTTTATAAAATGCAGCAGTTGTCTCCAGAGAAATCTTTTATTGAAGCCCCTACAGGTGGTAACGGCGCAACTTGCAGAAGTTGCGCGCATTGCCCGTGGATGGCAATGAATGGACTTGCGGCGATAGAGCAAGCACTTACAAGCGACGGTAAAGCGCATGAGATTCATGTAGATACAGCGCTTGCTAAGCGAGCGATGATGCCATTAAACCGTATGTTGGAATTCTCAGCGGGCGCAAAATAA
- a CDS encoding Nucleoside-diphosphate-sugar epimerase, with the protein MQRLTWIGFGDVAQHTVPLLTDDFHVAAVKRTPVRLPNRVTLVQGDAKSKDFLFAHLRDFLPTHIVISLSPREYSEAGYVEAYLKPVQNLVACLTELEQTPRILFVSSTSVYEQLSGEWVDETAETKPQGHSGRVMLQCEETLEAYTGQSLVARASGIYGPGRRRLLQQIESGQVSLNSNYTNRIHAEDLAGAIVHLIQQPTQENHDTFIITDSTPTPQFEVMLWLAGAMKVQLPESLPISNAPSARGGNKRLSNRKLLATGFKFRYPSYQDGYQALLSQR; encoded by the coding sequence ATGCAACGCCTCACGTGGATTGGCTTTGGTGATGTGGCACAGCATACGGTGCCGTTGCTTACCGACGATTTTCACGTGGCGGCGGTAAAAAGAACACCCGTACGATTGCCCAACAGAGTGACCTTAGTGCAGGGAGATGCGAAGAGTAAGGACTTCTTATTCGCGCACTTACGAGATTTTCTGCCCACCCATATAGTGATTTCACTCTCGCCTAGAGAGTATTCTGAGGCGGGGTACGTGGAAGCCTACCTTAAACCGGTTCAAAATCTCGTTGCGTGTTTAACTGAGTTAGAGCAGACCCCCCGCATTCTTTTCGTTTCAAGTACTAGCGTTTATGAGCAATTGAGTGGAGAGTGGGTTGATGAAACTGCTGAAACTAAGCCTCAAGGTCACTCAGGGAGAGTGATGCTTCAATGTGAAGAGACGCTCGAAGCTTACACAGGTCAAAGTCTTGTTGCTCGCGCCTCAGGTATTTATGGTCCAGGTCGAAGACGGTTGTTACAGCAAATTGAGTCGGGGCAAGTGAGTCTGAACTCAAACTACACCAATCGTATTCATGCAGAAGATTTAGCAGGCGCGATTGTTCATTTAATTCAGCAGCCGACTCAAGAAAACCACGATACTTTTATTATTACCGACTCAACTCCAACACCGCAATTTGAAGTGATGCTATGGCTCGCTGGGGCCATGAAGGTTCAGTTGCCTGAAAGCCTGCCCATTTCGAACGCACCTTCAGCTCGTGGCGGCAATAAACGCTTGAGTAATAGAAAGTTACTCGCGACCGGATTTAAATTTCGCTATCCTAGCTATCAAGACGGCTACCAAGCCTTATTGAGTCAGCGCTAG